From Haemorhous mexicanus isolate bHaeMex1 chromosome 2, bHaeMex1.pri, whole genome shotgun sequence, the proteins below share one genomic window:
- the CD96 gene encoding LOW QUALITY PROTEIN: T-cell surface protein tactile (The sequence of the model RefSeq protein was modified relative to this genomic sequence to represent the inferred CDS: inserted 4 bases in 2 codons; deleted 3 bases in 2 codons; substituted 2 bases at 2 genomic stop codons), whose protein sequence is MKARWLFSLFCLLSVPSVTGQTAVVVTQTEVVHALPGTDISLICMFPKLHSTHIIQTQWSKTDSSSSAKISVYQPTYGTHYLQFSEAPXNFSVFFSTRVCCTGDDRXSLSSTNPNAASECNWWVLHLENINVSLTGQYECTFATYPYATKAAKIQLTVKAEEEMHYLKKVWLKQTLEILCLEDETSENLSTYPLKWLVDENGRKEELVTKEPSSPAVYRNSRMLYGQKVLLDLNNALKVFPTKITDDGRVFYCHVLYHPEKVQKSSTTVRVFAYPEIFTSLEEGSASAAPQPNVSCIVRKAFPKPSLLWYMDRASLESFLFFFFFSPQEISVVQEDLQESEGFYELRSPLMLQGTHKIHRTFSCVCLFPFLGNETKNISSQEIFVSLNNNEASAEVFTTTVSDEHQLTSVASLDFASPANLTPASTAQAGALTSTTEAKGYTSATACSETLTTARNLSYSITDQTISVTRGKDFFPTSSPLSSTGDRRNTKASHFPWPTVRESVLLLLCSTLVALGIRKWCQYQKKIMNRPPSFKPPPPPIKXTXDGTPPFCHKLENL, encoded by the exons ATGAAAGCAAGGtggcttttctctctcttttgtttGCTCTCAGTGCCCAGTGTCACAG gccaGACTGCAGTTGTCGTTACCCAGACAGAAGTGGTCCATGCTCTGCCAGGTACTGACATCTCCCTGATATGCATGTTCCCAAAACTGCACAGCACCCACATCATACAGACACAGTGGTCCAAGActgacagcagctcctctgccaaaATATCTGTATATCAACCCACCTATGGCACCCATTACTTACAGTTTTCTGAGGCTCCTTGAAACTTTTCAGTGTTCTTCAGCACAAGGGTGTGCTGCACTGGGGATGACAG GTCCTTGTCTTCCACCAATCCAAATGCCGCGTCTGAATGCAATTGGTGGGTGCTGCATCTGGAAAATATTAACGTGTCCCTTACTGGGCAGTATGAATGCACTTTTGCTACTTACCCATATGCAACAAAGGCCGCAAAAATTCAACTTACTGTCAAGGCCGAAG AGGAGATGCACTACCTG AAAAAAGTGTGGTTAAAGCAGACTTTAGAAATTCTATGCCTTGAGGATGAGACCTCAGAAAATTTGTCCACTTATCCTTTGAAATGGCTAGTG GATGAAAATGGGAGGAAAGAGGAACTTGTGACCAAGGAGCCCTCCAGTCCTGCTGTGTACAGGAACAGCAGGATGCTGTACGGACAAAAAGTCCTCCTGGATTTGAACAATGCCCTAAAGGTTTTCCCCACAAAAATCACTGATGATGGCAGAGTCTTTTACTGCCACGTGCTGTACCACCCAGAGAAAGTCCAGAAGAGCAGCACCACTGTGAGAGTATTTG CTTACCCTGAGATTTTCACTAGCCTGGAGGAGGGCTCAGCCA GTGCTGCCCCACAACCTAATGTGAGCTGTATCGTGAGGAAGGCATTTCCCAAGCCAAGCCTCCTATGGTATATGGACAGAGCGAGCCTGGAG tcttttcttttttttttttttttctctccccaagAAATTTCTGTGGTACAAGAAGACTTGCAAGAGAGCGAAGGTTTCTATGAGTTGAGATCACCTCTGATGCTGCAAGGGACCCATAAGATTCATAGGACATTCtcatgtgtgtgtctgtttcccttcctgggaaatgaaacaaagaataTTTCATCACAAGAAATATTTGTTTCCCTCA ACAATAATGAAGCCTCAGCTGAAGTTTTTACCACCACGGTTTCAGACG AGCACCAGTTGACATCTGTGGCCTCTCTGGATTTCGCAAGTCCAGCAAATTTGACTCCTGCTTCCACAGCACAAG CAGGAGCGCTAACTTCTACCACAGAGGCAAAAGGCTATACCAGTGCCACAGCATGCAGCGAGACTTTGACAACAGCAC GTAACCTGTCCTACAGCATCACAGACCAGACAATTTCAGTTACCAGAGGAAAAGATTTCTTTCCTACCAGCAGCCCGCTGAGCAGTACTG GTGACAGAAGGAACACCAAAGCCAGTCACTTCCCCTGGCCAACAGTG AGGGAAAGTGTCCTACTCCTCCTCTGTAGCACTCTGGTAGCTTTAGGCATCAGGAAATGGTGTCAGTACCAGAAAAAGAT TATGAACAGACCTCCATCTTTTAAGCCA